Genomic window (Halorhodospira halophila):
ATGAAGCTGATGTCCATCCCCCGCGCCAGCGCAAAATCAACCAGCGATAGGATCTCGTCGTCGTTGCGGCCGCGCATCGCAACGGTGTTTAGGCGGATACGCTTGAAACCAGCCCCCCGTGCCGACTCGATGCCCTCGAGAACTTGGTCCAGCCGTCCGGTCCGGGTCAATTGCCGGAAGCGATCGGCGTCGAGCGTATCCAGACTGATATTCAGGCGCTGCACGCCGGCCGCCCGCAGCTCCCGCGCGTAGCGCGCCAGCTGCGTGGCATTGGTCGTCATCACCAGTTCCTCGAGCCCGTCGATGGCTCCGAGACGCCGCGCGAGCCCCAGCACCCCCCGCCGCAGCAGGGGCTCCCCTCCAGTGATTCGGACCTTCCGCACGCCCAGACCGACGACGGCCACCGCCACCTGCTCTAGCTCCTCTAGGGAGAGGATCTCGGAGCGCGGGACGAAACGCACCTCTCCACCCATGCAGTAGAGACAGCGCAGATCGCAGCGGTCGGTGACCGACAGGCGCAGATAGTCGATCCGGCGCCCGTGGGCATCGACCAGCGGCTGAGAATCGGACGACATGGCAGCCCTCACTGACCGGCGTCCACCCCCTTAGCGCAATCGGAAAACGGCGTACAGCGATGCCGCACCGAGGACCGTAAACCCGAAGAAGCTAGCAAACGGAAGCGGAACCCCGAACAGCGCGGCCGCTTCGGCACAGTCCGTGTTGCCGGTCACCAGCTCGACGAGGAACTCCCGCCAGGGCAGCATCTGCAGCATGACTTCCGGGCTCATCCCGCAATCGACCACCTCCGGATTCCACATGACATAGAGGTGGCGGCCAGCGGCGGCTAGACCCCCGGCGGTTACCGCAGCCAACGCTCCGC
Coding sequences:
- a CDS encoding disulfide bond formation protein B; the encoded protein is IVSGAEHWGGLEPCSLCWTQRGILAALMLVALLGVVFWPRRGWWRWSLGGALAAVTAGGLAAAGRHLYVMWNPEVVDCGMSPEVMLQMLPWREFLVELVTGNTDCAEAAALFGVPLPFASFFGFTVLGAASLYAVFRLR
- the moaA gene encoding GTP 3',8-cyclase MoaA; its protein translation is MSSDSQPLVDAHGRRIDYLRLSVTDRCDLRCLYCMGGEVRFVPRSEILSLEELEQVAVAVVGLGVRKVRITGGEPLLRRGVLGLARRLGAIDGLEELVMTTNATQLARYARELRAAGVQRLNISLDTLDADRFRQLTRTGRLDQVLEGIESARGAGFKRIRLNTVAMRGRNDDEILSLVDFALARGMDISFIEEMPFGDAQRHVRGEAFMGSAEVRSLIERRYDLEDAEPRPAAGPSRELQVSGSATRVGFISPHSGCFCPACNRVRVTVEGLLLPCLGDEGAVDLRGILRAGDDAVTVRERLRAGVRDALARKPARHGFAAPGVSQPRVVRFMSATGG